Proteins encoded together in one Bombus pascuorum chromosome 16, iyBomPasc1.1, whole genome shotgun sequence window:
- the LOC132915363 gene encoding E3 ubiquitin-protein ligase XIAP-like, with product MLPMHTINPMSSVPSTSRGIQERCDLRFETARLLTFRNWPVYVAIPLAAAGFFYTGTSNTIKCFVCQVKLNYRLEPNTPMQIHKAYSPECGFVRNQNCGNVPMKRQSRLGSRTVSKEANSKYDTYESRLGTFATWPNTHIKSEELADAGFYFNGVNDTVVCHHCGIAMDNWSPGEDPWNRHAISSPGCCYTIKARGLEYIKNVTGQDFYETPTEARIETTVGNHERSHDENETDEMTLVEKCAALEQENQELEDARSCKVCMRREATIAFLPCGHLATCNYCAPAFLKCIICREEVKAVVRIASA from the exons ATGTTGCCGATGCATACGATTAATCCAATGTCGTCGGTTCCATCGACGTCGCGTGGCATTCAAGAACGATGTGATCTTCGTTTTGAAACAGCAAGACTCTTGACTTTTCGAAACTGGCCTGTATATGTTGCCATTCCCCTTGCAGCAGCAGGATTCTTTTATACGGGCACATCGAATacaatcaaatgtttcgtgtgTCAAGTGAAGTTAAATTACCGTTTAGAGCCTAATACTCCCATGCAAATTCACAAGGCATATTCACCAGAGTGCGGATTCGTCCGCAATCAAAATTGCGGCAATGTGCCAATGAAAAGACAGAGCCGCTTGGGATCAAGAACAGTTAGCAAAGaagcaaattcgaaatatGATACTTACGAATCCAGATTAGGCACATTCGCAACATGGCctaatacacatataaaaagtgaagaaTTAGCCGATGCAGGCTTCTACTTCAACGGAGTAAATGATACGGTTGTCTGTCACCATTGTGGAATTGCTATGGACAATTGGAGTCCAGGAGAAGATCCGTGGAATCGACATGCAATTTCGTCTCCTGGATGTTGTTATACAATCAAAGCACGGGGTttggaatatattaagaatgtaACAGGCCAAGACTTCTACGAAACTCCTACAGAA gcaCGAATAGAAACTACAGTTGGCAATCATGAGAGATCccatgatgaaaatgaaactgacGAGATGACTCTCGTTGAGAAATGTG ctGCTCTGGAACAAGAAAATCAGGAATTGGAGGATGCTCGATCGTGTAAAGTTTGCATGAGACGAGAAGCAACAATTGCATTCCTACCTTGCGGACATCTCGCAACATGTAATTATTGCGCCCCTGCTTTTCTGAAATGCATAATTTGCCGGGAAGAAGTTAAAGCTGTAGTTCGTATAGCTTCTGCTTAA